The Lolium rigidum isolate FL_2022 chromosome 2, APGP_CSIRO_Lrig_0.1, whole genome shotgun sequence genomic interval CTTCGCCTGCGTCGATCGCCTCAGATGACAATTCGTGTTCAAATAATGGAGGATAGCCTCCAAGCTGTACAGGTTCACTTAGGTCACTGTAATGTGTGCCCGTTCGCTAAAACATGAAAATCTTCTTTCCTTTGGTATATCGTTTTCCAATTCTCAATCTCCTCCCTAGACAAGCAAATGAACCAGCATATTAGCATGCATTAAAACCAATTACCTTGGATACAACAAATACCAAGAAAAATACAGCTGGTGAGACAAGACATGTAAGATTTGGCTAGAAGAGAATATTGTATGAGCTTACTAACCGTAAGCAGTGACCAATTGAGTCATAATAGAGAAGGGCAACAAGCTTGCGCTTTCCTTCAGTTCTATGCCCAACGCCACGCTTAACAACAGGCAGCTGCTTTATTCCTCTGGCCTCCATAAGGTTTTTTGCAGTGGTCAAATCAGTATCTGGAAAGCATGTAAGCAATCCACGCTCACTCCCCTGGTACTCGAATCCTCGAGTGAGACACGACGAACAGGCTTCCTGCAAAACTCCTTTTGATTAGCATATGTTTCATAGCAGATGAAAAATCGTTCTCTATCTTGAACTTCTATAAATCAAGTGCATGCACATTAAAattgtacttcctccgtcccaaaatataaggccacCATGCATTTTGAGGTAGAACTTTGACTAACAATTTGACCAACAAAATAAGAGCTATATGTCACCAAAAGTatatcattggattcatatttgaaAGATTTTTTCAACAATATATTTTTGGtgtcatataacttatattttatTGGGTAAATTGCTGATCAAAGTTTTTGGCTCGAAATACGAAGTGGTCTTACatataaaaacggagggagtaaatagATTTAAAATTTTAAGTTTCTTTTAAGCTAGCGCCCAAAACTGGAATTGTTTGGGTAGTATCCAACCTAAATCATGTAAAAATTGCATTCTAACTACTTGTTGCATGTATGCAATGTTATTGGAAAGATAGGTTCTTCAACATGTAGACGTACATCAGACTTGAGCTGGTCCCCACTTATGCAAGTTTCCCCGGGTAATTCAAGACCCATACGTCGAATATCCCCTAATGTAATAAGGCCCTCAAGAAAATCTTCATGGTCCACAACAAGGGCACACATTTGCTGCTTATCATTCAACAGGTTGAGAGCTTCCATCACTGTGGCAGAAGGTGGAACTTTAACGTATCCCTTTGACATGGCCTGGGAGACCTAGTAAAAAAGTGGCAAACAAAGATAAATAACAaggaaaatacaattaaaatgtgGTCCTATTGAATTAAGAGCTACATATGCTAAGTAGAATCAAAGAACCCTCGCGAAAAAAATAACTAGAATAAAAATAGGCCACCGAACCTTCAAATCATCTAGAAGCATTTCCTCTTTGTAGGTACCACAGTTACGAAGATCACTTTGTGAGACAGTGAGCTCAAGTTCATCCACACCATCACTTCGCGTCAAGGTACTACTTCTTTTATCTTGTGCTGAAACTAAAGAATAACCACGCATGGGTGTTCTAAACCCAGAAGATTCACCGTCATTTGGCTGGTTCACCACAGAAGGAACCCATATTGCCAGTCCAACTGCTCCCTGTTAGAGAGAACAATATATGTGCATTAGGTTAGAAAATACAATATAGCAAGAGAGAAAACAAACATGAACTCTGTGTAAAATGGAGAAATACGACTAGATCCAAACAAATAATAGGGAGAAGAATAACAATCATACTTACCATGAGGGGTAGCAAAATCCTGTAATCCTTTGTCAGTTCAAAGAGAAGCAACACTGAAGTCAACGGGACTGAACAGACTGAAGCCAATGTAGCAGCCATCCCAACCTACAGTCCAGACAGTTAGTTCCACGTGACACTTGCTTCAAGCTAATGAGCATAGATTCCAGAGCAACTTACTAGAGCATAAGCTTGTGGCTGCGCAACAGCAGCACTACCAGGTATAGCTGCATTTATTAAGTATGCAGCTGACCCTCCAAAAACAGCTCCAACAGCAGCACCGATCATCAGGCTTGGAGCATATAGCCCACCCACAAGACCAGACCCCTTGCAAAGGGCAGTAGCCACTACCTTGGCAGCTGCAAGTTGAGTTAACAACCAGATACCAGGAGCAGAAGCACTTTTCCCGGTATGCAAGATTTCTTCAACATTCGTAAAACCCCAATATAAAATCCCTGGATATTTCAGAGCTATGAGGCCAGCTCCAAGCCCACCCAAAGCAGGGTACACTACAATAGGAAAATCAAACCTTTCTTTCATGTATGCAAAAAATCTTGAAAACCATACTACCAACCGTCCAAATACCACACTGACGGCTCCACAAAGCATCCCTAAGATGAGATAAAGAGGTAGCTCTGCAAA includes:
- the LOC124688186 gene encoding chloride channel protein CLC-f-like isoform X2: MIILASVISSTVSHVLLGERPAFIVPAYELKSAAELPLYLILGMLCGAVSVVFGRLVVWFSRFFAYMKERFDFPIVVYPALGGLGAGLIALKYPGILYWGFTNVEEILHTGKSASAPGIWLLTQLAAAKVVATALCKGSGLVGGLYAPSLMIGAAVGAVFGGSAAYLINAAIPGSAAVAQPQAYALVGMAATLASVCSVPLTSVLLLFELTKDYRILLPLMGAVGLAIWVPSVVNQPNDGESSGFRTPMRGYSLVSAQDKRSSTLTRSDGVDELELTVSQSDLRNCGTYKEEMLLDDLKVSQAMSKGYVKVPPSATVMEALNLLNDKQQMCALVVDHEDFLEGLITLGDIRRMGLELPGETCISGDQLKSDEACSSCLTRGFEYQGSERGLLTCFPDTDLTTAKNLMEARGIKQLPVVKRGVGHRTEGKRKLVALLYYDSIGHCLREEIENWKTIYQRKEDFHVLANGHTLQ
- the LOC124688186 gene encoding chloride channel protein CLC-f-like isoform X1, which encodes MSSSDDDRASLPRSHPAVVAVAVAGASPSLSCPSPRASASHRHADVEAPDEPPVAASPRRAGGVRGFLRHLDRRISSRGSARRLHHQPQQLDRAPEQPSAAPSQRERAGEELADGAPPEWALLLIGCLLGLATGICVAAFNRGVHVIHDWAWSGTPNEGAAWLRLQRLSDTWHRILLIPVTGGVIVGMMHGLLEIVEQLKLAKPPQSEGISLVAAIFPTVKAVQAAVTLGTGCSLGPEGPSVDIGKSCALGCSEMMENNRERRIALVAAGAAAGIASGFNAAVAGCFFAIETVLRPLKAENAPPFTTAMIILASVISSTVSHVLLGERPAFIVPAYELKSAAELPLYLILGMLCGAVSVVFGRLVVWFSRFFAYMKERFDFPIVVYPALGGLGAGLIALKYPGILYWGFTNVEEILHTGKSASAPGIWLLTQLAAAKVVATALCKGSGLVGGLYAPSLMIGAAVGAVFGGSAAYLINAAIPGSAAVAQPQAYALVGMAATLASVCSVPLTSVLLLFELTKDYRILLPLMGAVGLAIWVPSVVNQPNDGESSGFRTPMRGYSLVSAQDKRSSTLTRSDGVDELELTVSQSDLRNCGTYKEEMLLDDLKVSQAMSKGYVKVPPSATVMEALNLLNDKQQMCALVVDHEDFLEGLITLGDIRRMGLELPGETCISGDQLKSDEACSSCLTRGFEYQGSERGLLTCFPDTDLTTAKNLMEARGIKQLPVVKRGVGHRTEGKRKLVALLYYDSIGHCLREEIENWKTIYQRKEDFHVLANGHTLQ